From Rutidosis leptorrhynchoides isolate AG116_Rl617_1_P2 chromosome 3, CSIRO_AGI_Rlap_v1, whole genome shotgun sequence, a single genomic window includes:
- the LOC139902096 gene encoding uncharacterized protein, whose product MIQSDYYSQYSEIRDYICELKRANPDSTVKIDVEPGTLKQTTRVFKRIYICLGPLQKGFKAIGRDLLGLDGAFMKEPATGCILSVVGVDSNNDIYPVAYAIVEQGCGASWTWFLQNLGDDLDLSINSNFTFISDRQKGLIHAVSNLYPSAEHRHCLRHIHGNMKVPEFEHSMLQLKDFDNEAYVWLAKIPLQEWAISHFTGRAISDVLLSNMCEVFNRWLVDARDKPIVTALEYNREYCMKRIGNVKKKILKTNGILTPGASKVFEKIKSDANKRDVLWGGNQIDIEAKSCACRKWELTGIPCKHVVAVINNMVDNGLEVAEDLYTLVAPKKISTPGRPKKKKRMSANEKDVVGVDGKLSLQGKLKRCGACGTYGHSKRRCTNGGTNGASTSGGGGSKKKKAIDGANEGTNGVSKSGVVEVRRKRHLMLTRRRKGVMVMGRIRLKCMC is encoded by the exons ATGATACAAAGTGATTATTATTCTCAATATAGTGAGATTAGAGATTATATTTGTGAGTTGAAGAGGGCTAATCCTGATTCCACTGTTAAAATTGATGTCGAGCCTGGAACCCTTAAGCAAACTACAAGGGTATTCAAAAGAATTTATATATGTTTGGGTCCACTTCAGAAGGGGTTTAAAGCAATTGGTAGAGATCTGTTGGGCTTGGATGGTGCTTTTATGAAAGAACCAGCCACCGGTTGCATCTTGAGTGTTGTAGGTGTTGATTCCAATAATGACATATATCCAGTTGCATATGCCATAGTTGAACAAGGATGTGGTGCATCATGGACTTGGTTCTTACAAAATTTGGGCGATGATCTTGACTTGTCTATCAATTCTAACTTTACATTCATATCAGACAGACAAAAG GGTTTGATACACGCTGTAAGCAACTTGTATCCAAGTGCTGAACATAGACATTGCCTAAGACACATTCATGGCAATATGAAAG TGCCTGAGTTTGAACATTCCATGCTACAATTGAAAGATTTTGATAATGAAGCATATGTTTGGTTAGCTAAGATTCCTCTTCAAGAGTGGGCCATAAGTCACTTTACTGGGAGGGCTATATCTGATGTATTGCTTAGTAACATGTGTGAAGTTTTTAATAGATGGTTAGTTGATGCAAGGGACAAACCAATAGTAACAGCTTTAGAATACAATAGAGAGTATTGTATGAAAAGAATTGGGAATGTGAAAAAGAAGATTTTAAAAACTAATGGAATTTTAACTCCTGGGGCAAGTAAAGTGTTTGAGAAGATCAAGTCTGATGCTAACAAACGTGATGTTTTATGGGGAGGAAATCaaa TTGATATTGAGGCAAAATCATGTGCTTGTAGGAAGTGGGAACTAACTGGAATACCTTGCAAGCATGTTGTTGCAGTTATCAATAACATGGTAGACAATGGTCTTGAAGTTG CTGAAGATTTGTACACTCTTGTTGCACCAAAGAAGATATCCACCCCTGGTCGtccaaagaaaaagaaaagaatgtCTGCCAATGAGAAGGATGTGGTTGGTGTAGATGGTAAACTGTCATTACAAG GTAAGTTAAAGAGATGTGGTGCATGTGGAACTTATGGTCATAGTAAAAGAAGGTGTACTAATGGGGGTACTAATGGTGCATCTACAAGTGGTGGTGGTGGAAGTAAGAAGAAAAAGGCAATTGATGGTGCTAATGAGGGTACTAATGGGGTATCTAAAAGTGGGGTGGTGGAAGTAAGAAGAAAAAGGCATCTGATGCTGACAAGAAGAAGAAAAGGAGTGATGGTAATGGGAAGAATAAGACTTAAATGTATGTGTTAG